Proteins from a single region of Crassaminicella profunda:
- a CDS encoding ABC transporter ATP-binding protein: MTLKIQKLYKKYKNLMVFEDFNMSIPKQKISCILGPSGCGKTTLLNMMSGIVKGEAGEFIGFDQNAMGYLFQEPRLLPWKSVWGNIEFILKDIYPKEERKKIVLKYLNMVNLEGFEDYYPKDLSGGMMQRVAIARAFAYPSDILLMDEPFKGLDIKTKEVLIHAFVKLWMEDLRTVIFVTHDVDEALLLGDKIYLFSNLPVKIKNCFELNISKEKRDLQNEKILIMKKKINKEFK; this comes from the coding sequence ATGACCCTTAAAATTCAGAAGTTATATAAAAAATATAAAAATCTTATGGTATTTGAAGATTTTAATATGAGTATACCTAAACAAAAAATTAGTTGCATTTTAGGGCCATCAGGATGTGGTAAAACTACTTTGTTAAATATGATGAGTGGAATCGTTAAAGGGGAAGCGGGAGAGTTTATAGGATTTGATCAAAATGCAATGGGTTATCTTTTTCAGGAACCAAGACTTCTCCCTTGGAAAAGCGTATGGGGAAATATTGAATTTATACTAAAAGATATTTATCCAAAGGAAGAAAGAAAAAAAATTGTATTGAAGTATTTAAATATGGTAAATCTTGAAGGCTTTGAAGATTATTATCCAAAAGATCTTAGTGGTGGGATGATGCAAAGAGTGGCTATCGCTAGAGCTTTTGCTTATCCCTCCGATATTTTGTTGATGGATGAGCCTTTTAAGGGGTTAGACATAAAGACGAAAGAAGTACTCATTCATGCTTTTGTTAAATTGTGGATGGAGGATTTGCGAACGGTTATTTTTGTAACTCATGATGTTGATGAAGCGCTACTTTTAGGGGATAAGATTTATCTATTTAGTAATCTTCCTGTAAAAATAAAAAATTGTTTTGAATTAAATATTTCAAAGGAGAAAAGAGATTTACAAAATGAAAAGATATTGATTATGAAAAAGAAAATAAATAAAGAATTTAAATAG
- a CDS encoding DUF1540 domain-containing protein gives MQGNNSIGCNVTECRHHAKSMPQCTLNHIEVVKHEATATCKECTDCGSFEKE, from the coding sequence ATGCAAGGAAACAATAGCATTGGATGTAATGTAACTGAATGTCGTCATCACGCAAAATCTATGCCTCAATGTACCCTTAATCACATCGAAGTTGTAAAACACGAAGCAACTGCTACATGCAAAGAATGTACAGATTGTGGAAGTTTTGAAAAAGAATGA
- a CDS encoding response regulator transcription factor yields MEQEKILIVEDESRMRRLVGDYLKREGYHVLEAEDGKEGLRFFEKEDIDLVILDIMMPKIDGWTVCREIRKVSNTPIVILTARSEESDELFGFELGADEYVTKPFRPKVLVARVKALLKRKQTKEQGIMVFDSLKIDTNAHRVILYEKEIEITPKEYELLIFLANHQGKALSREQILDGVWGYDYYGDLRTVDTHIKRLRIKLHEQSNLIQTVRGVGYRFEVKK; encoded by the coding sequence ATGGAGCAAGAAAAAATTCTAATTGTTGAAGATGAAAGCAGAATGAGAAGACTTGTAGGAGATTATTTAAAAAGAGAAGGTTATCATGTACTAGAAGCGGAAGATGGAAAAGAAGGACTTAGATTCTTTGAAAAAGAGGATATAGATTTGGTCATTTTGGATATTATGATGCCGAAAATTGATGGTTGGACGGTTTGTAGAGAAATAAGAAAAGTGTCTAATACACCTATTGTCATTCTTACAGCAAGAAGTGAAGAGTCTGATGAATTATTTGGGTTTGAATTGGGAGCAGACGAATATGTGACAAAGCCTTTTCGACCAAAAGTCTTAGTAGCAAGAGTAAAAGCGTTATTAAAGAGAAAACAGACAAAAGAACAGGGAATTATGGTTTTCGATAGTTTAAAAATTGATACAAATGCCCATCGAGTTATACTCTATGAAAAAGAAATAGAAATAACGCCTAAAGAATATGAACTCCTAATTTTTTTAGCAAATCATCAAGGAAAGGCATTGAGCAGAGAACAGATTTTAGATGGGGTGTGGGGATATGATTATTATGGAGATTTACGAACTGTGGATACACATATTAAAAGGCTTAGGATAAAACTTCATGAGCAGAGCAATCTTATTCAAACTGTAAGGGGTGTTGGATATA
- a CDS encoding TMEM165/GDT1 family protein, with translation MFQEMIKSLFLIFIAEMGDKTQILAMAFATRFKVYEVLVGVFIGSLLNHGIAVALGSYLSNLIPIETIQMIAGFLFIGFALWTLKMDEDEDEENKGKNFGPVLTVALAFFIGELGDKTQLTAITLSVDAHFPVFVLLGTVTGMVLTSALGIFVGSKIGEKVPEFAMKLIAAGIFMIFGIGKLYSTLPKEYLTPANISIFFSVIMVSTYLLLKPTLKLRKQGELSTFKETAITLYEYTHKIKESVDEICLGEDTCKKCEGKGCIIGYTKNLMEHIGEREKEISFINPQDFSKSLKKDFDEEKVIESLSMTMVYLMNDDQGDPMKDISIHKVRETLEMILFKQTLDYNGNMNQYYENLRTINKRIGDKLIKRVKELTE, from the coding sequence ATGTTTCAAGAAATGATCAAATCACTATTTTTAATATTCATAGCAGAGATGGGAGATAAAACACAGATTCTGGCTATGGCTTTTGCAACAAGATTTAAGGTGTATGAAGTATTAGTAGGAGTATTTATAGGTTCCCTTTTAAACCATGGTATTGCTGTAGCTTTAGGATCTTATTTATCTAATTTGATTCCCATAGAGACCATTCAAATGATTGCAGGATTTTTATTTATTGGTTTTGCCCTTTGGACATTGAAGATGGATGAAGATGAGGATGAAGAAAATAAGGGAAAAAATTTTGGCCCCGTTTTAACAGTTGCTTTAGCTTTTTTTATTGGAGAGCTTGGAGATAAGACACAACTTACAGCCATTACTTTATCTGTAGATGCACATTTTCCAGTATTTGTTTTGTTGGGAACTGTCACAGGAATGGTATTAACCAGTGCATTGGGTATTTTTGTAGGAAGTAAAATTGGTGAGAAGGTTCCAGAATTTGCAATGAAATTAATTGCAGCAGGGATATTTATGATTTTCGGTATAGGAAAATTGTATAGCACACTGCCAAAGGAATATCTAACTCCTGCGAATATAAGCATATTTTTTAGTGTGATTATGGTGAGTACATATCTGCTATTAAAACCTACTTTAAAGCTAAGAAAACAAGGTGAATTATCTACTTTTAAAGAAACGGCCATAACCCTTTATGAATATACTCATAAAATCAAAGAAAGCGTTGATGAGATTTGTTTAGGAGAGGATACTTGTAAAAAATGTGAAGGAAAAGGATGTATTATTGGGTACACTAAAAATTTAATGGAACATATAGGAGAGAGAGAAAAGGAGATTTCTTTTATAAACCCACAGGATTTTTCTAAAAGTCTTAAAAAGGATTTTGATGAAGAAAAAGTCATAGAGAGTTTGAGTATGACCATGGTTTATTTAATGAATGATGATCAGGGAGATCCTATGAAGGATATAAGCATTCATAAAGTTAGAGAAACATTAGAAATGATTTTATTTAAGCAGACGTTAGATTATAATGGAAATATGAATCAATATTATGAGAATTTAAGAACAATAAATAAGCGTATTGGAGACAAGCTCATAAAAAGGGTAAAAGAATTAACTGAATAG
- a CDS encoding ABC transporter permease, whose product MDSEKSCKESSYFMKSVFIKLRSESQTVILFMIGILISLFVLYPFLVLLIKSLMNEGRITLDVYIRILKDQETYKAIGNTIYVSLGVTLLTSLFGGTLAWLVTRTDYVYKEAIKKLAFLTFMMPSYVIAISWIEFFGRNGYWNRILRNIFGIYEYRFIPYSLEAVILVMSIHLYPLVFMAIANALGKTDPSLEDAAVMSGASRLKAVITITLPLTIPSFIAIGLLVFSRTMANFGVAAVLALPVGEEVLTTRIYSGLTNLDLQLAIAISVILVIFSGIVFFMNNVLMRKRRFTTMTANAQKAKLIPLGKWKNSIVFFVILFQSITTIIPLIVIVTSSFLKRWGLTLTLDHLTLNNYVVLLFKNQLTRGAFKNSIFYGCIGASIAAGVGGVVSYISNKTDLNGRKLVEFIVTWPMAFPNMVLAVAATLAWMHPPFKLYGTRWIIIVTYIALFLPIIIKNVSGLIQNQDVFIEKAGRMCGASNIRVFKDITLPMIMPGLRSGWILAFLIALREIPISLLLYSPGTETIGVMLFGLKSNSYGLEMTSTLAVVIIGMTIIGHVLLKKVKGLKMEVEK is encoded by the coding sequence ATGGATTCAGAGAAATCATGCAAGGAAAGTAGCTACTTTATGAAAAGTGTTTTTATAAAATTACGGTCTGAATCTCAGACCGTAATTCTATTTATGATAGGGATCCTCATAAGTTTATTTGTTTTATATCCTTTTTTAGTATTATTGATAAAAAGCTTGATGAATGAGGGACGTATTACTTTAGATGTATATATAAGAATTTTAAAAGATCAAGAGACCTATAAAGCTATAGGAAATACGATTTATGTTTCTTTAGGGGTTACTTTATTGACAAGTTTATTTGGTGGTACTTTAGCTTGGTTAGTGACAAGAACAGATTATGTTTATAAAGAGGCAATAAAAAAGTTAGCTTTTTTAACTTTTATGATGCCATCCTATGTCATTGCTATTTCATGGATAGAATTCTTTGGAAGAAATGGTTATTGGAATCGTATTTTAAGAAATATATTTGGAATTTATGAATATAGATTTATTCCTTATTCTTTAGAAGCTGTAATCCTTGTCATGTCTATTCATCTATATCCATTAGTATTTATGGCAATAGCCAACGCCTTAGGAAAGACGGATCCTTCTTTAGAGGATGCGGCAGTTATGAGTGGTGCTAGTAGATTAAAAGCAGTTATTACTATCACATTACCTTTAACGATACCTAGCTTTATAGCTATAGGATTATTAGTATTTAGTCGTACTATGGCAAACTTCGGGGTTGCTGCAGTATTAGCATTGCCAGTAGGAGAAGAGGTATTGACAACGAGAATATATAGTGGGTTGACGAACTTAGATTTACAGCTTGCTATAGCAATTTCTGTTATCTTAGTTATTTTTTCTGGAATTGTTTTTTTTATGAACAATGTCTTAATGAGAAAGAGAAGATTTACAACTATGACAGCAAACGCACAAAAGGCAAAGCTTATCCCATTAGGAAAATGGAAAAATAGTATTGTATTTTTTGTCATTTTATTTCAAAGTATTACGACAATCATTCCATTAATAGTGATTGTAACATCTTCTTTTTTAAAGAGATGGGGATTGACACTTACATTAGATCATTTAACTTTAAATAATTATGTAGTTTTGTTATTTAAAAATCAGTTAACTAGAGGTGCCTTTAAAAATAGTATTTTTTATGGATGTATTGGAGCAAGTATTGCTGCAGGGGTAGGAGGGGTTGTTTCATATATTTCTAATAAAACAGATTTAAACGGAAGAAAATTAGTAGAATTTATTGTAACTTGGCCAATGGCGTTTCCTAATATGGTTTTGGCTGTTGCTGCAACCCTTGCATGGATGCATCCACCTTTTAAATTATATGGTACACGATGGATTATTATAGTGACTTATATAGCATTGTTTTTGCCTATTATTATAAAAAATGTCAGTGGACTTATTCAAAATCAGGATGTTTTTATTGAAAAAGCAGGAAGAATGTGTGGGGCTTCTAATATTAGGGTCTTCAAAGATATTACTTTACCGATGATTATGCCAGGCCTTCGGTCAGGATGGATTTTAGCCTTTTTAATAGCATTAAGAGAAATCCCTATTTCCCTTTTGCTCTATTCACCAGGAACGGAGACGATAGGTGTGATGCTTTTTGGGCTTAAATCTAATTCTTATGGATTGGAAATGACATCAACGCTGGCAGTAGTAATTATAGGGATGACTATTATTGGGCATGTCTTACTCAAAAAAGTTAAAGGTTTAAAGATGGAGGTAGAAAAATGA
- a CDS encoding PocR ligand-binding domain-containing protein, with product MKYTFTDLIDLKQFQRLMESFYNISKVPYTLLDLDGNILSSIGWQDICTKFHRINPKSASRCKKSDLSIKDRFNPVEKYGIYQCENGLMDAFIPVIVKDEHIATLVLGQFFLSHPDIAYFRKQAQTFNFDESAYLKSLSRVPIITKEQLQSYIDYYVQISTILSSMISKELKKRESESLLKNHNANLEKIVTSRTAQLTAMNIKLEEDIQKRKSIEKNLKESEERYRLLIDLCPYGISVRNKDTILFANTTAAKYFGFENPKEIIGKKMHELFVPHPDYRPSFKENLKKIDRTGSIDLTEEKFIRTIDGNTLYMETVSSFIPYNENTEILVVFRDISERKKIVNLQKEVEEKEKRLKETIEFDLLRTEFFANLSHEIKTPINLISSVVQLLELEMKNNEIFLDTSMYQRLNILKQNSNRLLKLTNNLIDVTKIDSGYLKLNLQNCNIISVIENITMSVAEYIKNNHIELLFDTNTEELITAVDLNAIERILLNLLSNAVKFIKENGKIMVHMDASEKEIILSVKDTGVGIPKDKLELIFDPFRQVDKSLTRNHEGSGMGLSLVKSLVHMHGGKIIAKSEYGQGSEFIITLPVKKIPVHGDTIKNYDLDYSKATHTEIINIEFSDIYSS from the coding sequence ATGAAATATACATTTACTGATCTCATAGATCTTAAACAATTTCAAAGACTTATGGAGTCTTTTTACAACATCTCAAAAGTTCCTTACACACTTCTTGATCTTGATGGAAATATTTTAAGTAGTATAGGGTGGCAAGATATTTGTACAAAATTTCATAGAATCAATCCGAAAAGTGCTTCAAGATGTAAAAAAAGCGATTTGTCCATTAAAGACAGATTCAATCCTGTAGAAAAATATGGTATTTATCAATGTGAAAATGGATTAATGGATGCTTTTATTCCTGTTATTGTTAAAGATGAGCATATTGCTACTCTGGTTTTGGGTCAGTTTTTTTTAAGTCATCCTGATATAGCGTATTTTCGCAAACAGGCACAAACCTTCAATTTTGACGAAAGTGCATATCTTAAATCACTATCACGTGTCCCTATTATTACTAAAGAACAGTTACAATCTTATATAGATTATTATGTTCAAATATCTACTATTCTTTCTAGCATGATTTCGAAAGAGTTGAAAAAAAGAGAATCTGAATCTTTATTAAAAAATCATAATGCCAATCTTGAAAAAATAGTTACATCACGAACTGCCCAATTAACAGCTATGAATATAAAACTTGAGGAAGATATCCAAAAACGTAAAAGTATCGAAAAAAATCTTAAGGAAAGTGAAGAAAGATATAGACTCCTCATAGATCTTTGTCCTTATGGCATTAGTGTACGGAATAAAGATACTATATTGTTTGCCAATACAACAGCAGCAAAATATTTTGGCTTTGAAAATCCAAAAGAAATCATTGGAAAGAAAATGCATGAATTATTTGTCCCACATCCAGACTATCGTCCATCATTTAAAGAAAACTTAAAAAAAATAGATAGAACAGGTTCTATAGATTTAACAGAAGAAAAATTCATAAGAACAATTGATGGTAACACTTTATACATGGAAACTGTTTCTTCCTTCATTCCTTATAATGAAAATACTGAAATTCTAGTGGTTTTTAGAGATATTTCAGAGAGAAAAAAAATAGTAAATCTACAAAAAGAAGTGGAAGAAAAAGAAAAGAGATTAAAAGAAACTATTGAGTTTGATCTACTACGAACTGAATTTTTTGCAAACCTATCCCATGAAATTAAAACACCTATTAATCTTATTTCTAGTGTTGTTCAATTATTAGAATTAGAAATGAAAAATAATGAAATATTTCTTGATACCTCTATGTATCAACGCCTAAATATTTTAAAACAAAACTCTAATAGATTATTAAAGCTAACCAATAACTTGATAGATGTAACTAAAATAGATTCTGGTTATTTGAAATTGAATTTACAAAACTGCAATATCATAAGTGTCATTGAAAATATTACAATGTCTGTTGCAGAGTATATAAAAAACAATCATATAGAGCTTTTATTTGATACAAATACAGAAGAACTTATCACAGCAGTAGACCTTAATGCTATTGAAAGAATTCTATTAAATCTATTATCTAATGCAGTAAAATTCATAAAAGAAAACGGCAAAATAATGGTGCATATGGACGCTTCTGAAAAAGAAATCATCCTATCGGTAAAAGACACAGGTGTGGGTATTCCAAAGGACAAATTAGAATTAATATTTGATCCATTCAGACAAGTGGATAAATCTCTTACAAGAAATCATGAAGGAAGTGGTATGGGGTTATCCCTTGTAAAATCACTAGTACACATGCATGGTGGTAAGATTATAGCAAAAAGTGAATATGGACAGGGCAGTGAATTTATCATAACCCTTCCAGTAAAAAAGATCCCTGTTCATGGAGATACAATAAAAAATTATGACTTAGATTATTCCAAAGCCACTCATACAGAAATAATCAATATTGAATTTTCAGATATATATTCCTCGTAA
- a CDS encoding ABC transporter ATP-binding protein yields the protein MIQATIRKLSKRYGKVMAINALDLDIYKGEMLTIVGPSGCGKSTLLSCIAGLEKVDDGEITIADELVSSKDYFKLPEKRQIGLVFQNYALWPHKNVFENIAYPLRIKKECKDRIKNEVAKVVSIVRLVGKERCYPHELSGGEQQRVALARALVMNPKILLLDEPLSNLDAKLREEMQYEIKRIQKDMNITIIHVTHDQYEAMGISDRIAVMNGGNLIQIGTPEEIYENPKTEFVAKFIGKANIIYNYVNRRDKYSCLELFKNVFIENKDEIKEYGKEIILSIRPEDIFLQKDQGMCKGVIIKTFYRGNMIEYRIQVENKNLMVQTSNKEQYEVGEEVWVNIEQVKILKDECK from the coding sequence ATGATCCAAGCAACAATAAGAAAATTATCCAAGAGATATGGAAAAGTTATGGCTATCAATGCCTTAGATTTAGATATTTATAAGGGAGAAATGTTGACTATTGTTGGGCCAAGTGGATGTGGAAAGAGTACACTCCTATCTTGTATTGCAGGGCTAGAAAAGGTGGATGATGGAGAAATTACTATTGCAGATGAATTGGTATCTTCAAAGGACTATTTTAAATTGCCAGAAAAAAGACAAATAGGACTGGTTTTTCAAAATTATGCCCTGTGGCCCCATAAAAATGTTTTTGAGAATATTGCTTATCCATTAAGGATAAAAAAAGAATGTAAGGATAGGATTAAAAATGAAGTAGCAAAAGTGGTAAGTATTGTACGATTAGTGGGGAAAGAAAGGTGTTACCCCCATGAATTAAGTGGAGGAGAGCAGCAAAGAGTAGCATTAGCAAGAGCATTAGTAATGAATCCAAAGATCTTATTGTTAGATGAGCCTTTATCTAATTTAGATGCAAAATTAAGAGAAGAGATGCAGTATGAAATAAAGAGAATACAAAAGGATATGAATATTACAATCATACATGTTACACATGATCAATATGAAGCTATGGGTATATCTGATAGAATTGCAGTGATGAATGGAGGAAATCTTATTCAAATAGGTACGCCTGAGGAGATTTATGAAAATCCTAAAACGGAATTTGTAGCAAAATTTATTGGAAAGGCAAATATTATCTACAATTATGTGAATAGACGTGATAAATACAGTTGTTTAGAATTATTTAAAAATGTTTTTATAGAAAATAAAGATGAAATAAAAGAGTATGGAAAAGAAATAATTTTATCCATTAGACCAGAGGATATTTTTCTGCAAAAAGATCAAGGAATGTGTAAAGGTGTGATTATAAAAACATTTTATAGAGGAAATATGATTGAGTATAGGATACAGGTAGAAAACAAAAATTTAATGGTACAAACGAGTAATAAGGAACAATATGAAGTAGGAGAAGAAGTTTGGGTGAATATTGAGCAAGTAAAAATTTTAAAAGATGAGTGTAAATAA
- a CDS encoding ABC transporter substrate-binding protein, whose amino-acid sequence MYRKVKRSTLLLLILILAGMIIFSACSANNIEETKKDDKIEKAVASEKSAYSEEEGKITVYLSGSEPMIKKLEEEFEAQRGDVLDLLHMGCGPLRQKVWTEKEAGQIQADVVWGSDPLMYRVLTKEGALENYLPKEYDAIKSEYKIGDGYYTLVNERYGVIIYNKDHIEKESIPKAFSDLKDKKWDGVMVMADANQSSTALALTSAIYQMSGNNWDYLKVMHENHLFLTKKNGEVPSKISEGEFDVGIAPHDGVLRLQKKAKKDGYETPLALAWPEEGALAIQRPIAIIKNQKRPDSNKKIAEEFVDFILSKKAQMITANFGFVSVRKDIPLPIGVPEDIKVMPVDWGYASEHEEELRDGFREIMQGK is encoded by the coding sequence ATGTATAGAAAAGTGAAAAGAAGTACCCTTCTATTATTAATACTAATTTTAGCAGGGATGATAATTTTTTCAGCTTGCAGTGCTAATAACATAGAAGAAACAAAGAAAGATGACAAAATAGAAAAAGCAGTTGCTTCAGAAAAATCTGCTTATAGTGAAGAAGAAGGAAAGATTACTGTATATTTATCAGGGTCAGAGCCTATGATAAAAAAATTAGAAGAAGAGTTTGAAGCACAAAGAGGAGATGTATTAGATTTATTACATATGGGTTGTGGCCCACTTCGTCAGAAGGTGTGGACAGAAAAAGAAGCTGGTCAAATTCAAGCAGATGTAGTTTGGGGTTCTGATCCATTAATGTATAGGGTCTTAACAAAGGAAGGGGCTCTTGAGAATTATTTACCAAAAGAATATGACGCAATTAAATCTGAATACAAAATAGGCGATGGCTATTATACTTTGGTAAACGAGAGATATGGTGTGATTATTTATAATAAAGATCATATAGAAAAAGAAAGTATTCCTAAAGCTTTTTCAGATTTAAAGGATAAGAAGTGGGATGGGGTTATGGTGATGGCAGATGCCAATCAATCTTCTACTGCATTAGCATTGACTTCAGCAATTTATCAAATGAGCGGAAATAATTGGGACTATTTAAAAGTGATGCATGAAAATCATTTATTCTTAACAAAGAAAAATGGAGAAGTACCTTCAAAAATTTCAGAAGGAGAATTTGATGTGGGGATTGCACCGCATGATGGGGTGTTAAGGTTACAGAAAAAAGCAAAAAAAGATGGATATGAAACACCTTTAGCATTAGCTTGGCCAGAAGAAGGCGCATTAGCTATCCAAAGACCTATTGCAATTATAAAAAATCAAAAAAGACCTGATAGCAATAAAAAAATAGCTGAAGAATTTGTTGATTTTATCTTATCTAAAAAAGCACAAATGATTACAGCGAATTTTGGATTTGTTAGCGTGAGAAAAGATATACCATTACCTATAGGAGTGCCAGAAGATATAAAAGTTATGCCAGTGGATTGGGGATATGCTAGTGAACATGAAGAGGAATTACGAGATGGATTCAGAGAAATCATGCAAGGAAAGTAG
- a CDS encoding ABC transporter substrate-binding protein: MKKLLSFMMIFLLLFSVIGCSKEEATDENVKQEKVIEKEVVKIAGLKGPTSIGMIKMFEEKPILGENIDSAYEVAGTPNLLVSKLLSKEVDFAALPTNVAAKLYNKGAGYKLAAVNTLGVLYVMTQGEEITRWDDLKGKKINMITKGSNPDVVFKYLLKKNGLDPEKDVTLDYTLSHAELAQAMAAGKVDISVLPEPFVTMVSMKNKNAKIVMNIQDEWKNVLGAGAGLVQGCLVVREEFAQKNPEVVKNFLAEYEKSIHWVNENTSEAGKLVEKHGIGMKAKMAELAIPRCNIVFKDAKESQKTVEKFLELLYDFSPKDVGGKLPDENFYYNQK, from the coding sequence ATGAAAAAATTATTATCTTTCATGATGATTTTTTTATTACTTTTTAGTGTTATAGGATGTTCAAAAGAAGAAGCTACAGATGAAAATGTAAAACAGGAAAAAGTGATAGAAAAAGAAGTTGTAAAGATTGCAGGACTTAAGGGTCCTACTTCTATTGGTATGATAAAAATGTTTGAGGAAAAACCTATATTAGGAGAAAACATAGATTCAGCGTATGAAGTTGCAGGCACACCTAATTTATTAGTTTCAAAGCTTCTATCAAAAGAAGTTGATTTTGCAGCTCTTCCTACTAATGTAGCTGCAAAGCTTTATAATAAAGGGGCAGGTTACAAATTAGCTGCTGTGAATACCTTAGGGGTTTTGTATGTAATGACTCAAGGGGAAGAGATAACTCGGTGGGATGATTTAAAAGGGAAGAAGATTAATATGATTACAAAAGGGTCAAACCCGGATGTGGTATTTAAATATTTGTTAAAAAAGAATGGATTAGATCCAGAAAAAGATGTGACGCTAGATTATACATTATCTCATGCTGAACTTGCACAGGCTATGGCTGCTGGAAAAGTAGATATATCAGTACTTCCTGAGCCATTTGTAACAATGGTTAGTATGAAAAATAAAAATGCAAAAATTGTGATGAATATTCAAGATGAATGGAAAAATGTATTAGGAGCAGGTGCAGGTTTAGTACAAGGGTGTTTAGTTGTAAGGGAAGAATTTGCACAAAAAAATCCGGAAGTTGTAAAAAACTTTTTAGCAGAATATGAAAAAAGTATTCATTGGGTAAATGAAAACACGTCAGAAGCTGGGAAATTAGTCGAAAAACATGGTATTGGCATGAAAGCTAAAATGGCTGAATTAGCTATTCCAAGATGCAATATTGTTTTTAAGGATGCAAAAGAGTCACAAAAAACTGTAGAAAAATTTTTGGAATTACTTTATGATTTTTCACCAAAAGATGTGGGAGGAAAACTTCCTGATGAAAATTTTTACTATAATCAAAAATAA
- a CDS encoding ABC transporter permease, which produces MKIFTIIKNKFPTILSILILTFTWKIISEIIDSEMILPSPEVTCKAMFLLIKSEAFFKIVMMTIKRGCIGFFLSCTLGLGVGLLTGSNLFLEKLMEPILVVIKSTPVMSIIILALIWFKTDDVPIFVSFLVAFPIICVNVSEGIKNVDRKFLEMAKIYHVKKYRVIVEIYLPAIASYFMAGISTAMGIGWKAVIAAEVLSQPTFAIGTSLYNSKVYIETENVLAWTVIAVFLSFIFEKIIRIIEQKMIKWRG; this is translated from the coding sequence ATGAAAATTTTTACTATAATCAAAAATAAATTTCCAACCATTTTATCCATATTGATTTTGACATTTACTTGGAAAATCATCTCCGAAATAATTGATTCGGAGATGATTCTTCCTTCTCCTGAAGTTACCTGTAAAGCGATGTTTCTTCTTATAAAGTCTGAAGCTTTTTTTAAAATAGTTATGATGACTATAAAAAGAGGATGTATAGGATTTTTTTTATCTTGTACTTTAGGGTTAGGAGTAGGACTATTAACAGGAAGCAATTTGTTTTTAGAAAAGTTAATGGAACCTATTTTAGTTGTTATTAAGTCTACTCCTGTTATGTCTATTATTATCCTTGCACTCATATGGTTTAAAACAGATGATGTACCTATTTTTGTTAGTTTTTTAGTTGCTTTTCCTATCATATGTGTCAATGTTTCTGAAGGAATAAAAAATGTAGATAGGAAGTTTTTAGAGATGGCAAAAATATATCATGTGAAAAAATATAGAGTGATAGTAGAAATTTATTTACCAGCCATTGCTTCTTATTTTATGGCAGGAATTTCTACTGCGATGGGAATAGGATGGAAGGCTGTTATTGCAGCGGAAGTTTTAAGTCAGCCAACATTTGCTATAGGGACAAGTCTTTATAATTCAAAGGTTTATATTGAAACAGAAAATGTCCTTGCATGGACAGTTATTGCTGTATTTTTAAGCTTTATATTTGAAAAAATCATAAGAATTATAGAACAAAAGATGATTAAATGGAGAGGTTGA